In one Thunnus maccoyii chromosome 12, fThuMac1.1, whole genome shotgun sequence genomic region, the following are encoded:
- the LOC121908127 gene encoding zinc finger protein GLIS1: MWPPDLGPPDVQLTLPGFGSVFEDVEDLQAPLSSSGFCQSSIHSSGLGMCCLPRTSLSLSSLGRDLTSLLSCKTNGSHVDKTMEDFATTAHTDPKNNTQRFSCYPQPSLPISYMLTSCATSPSFCSPPSSLSSSSSSSSLFFTSSLPLSDALGANNKTSQQQPKLLEEYHSIKQEPADDFLPCKREPFQLNNQQGEWGHVGQPLQGLDGQDSTPLHSPRLNGPTGQDATGDQQDQPCHWIDCSATYSSQEELVRHIEKVHIDQRKGEEFACFWAGCVRRHKPFNARYKLLIHMRVHSGEKPNKCMFEGCSKAFSRLENLKIHLRSHTGEKPYICQHPGCLKAFSNSSDRAKHQRTHLDTKPYACQIPGCTKRYTDPSSLRKHVKAHSAKGLQEREVKVQVHSMLESDILSDCLARQHLHSSAASHQGNSSPLPSIDDFTGVYSNSSTVHNRGSSEFLPPSSDTCSRYQGLEGNLNANSPSSLTSPGSMREETRPTSLFMSADVSPVSSSSDRTDVRLQGYHKNYSHQQQVFSQQQGCLYGEGKVVQPASDGGFEASGYFTNSSTSHSTGFDLLQDLQGQAGGGYSMSPCPDDNFLFQAGGVDRCLNQIYSIYLDS; the protein is encoded by the exons ATGTGGCCCCCCGACCTCGGGCCTCCAGACGTCCAGCTGACTCTTCCTGGTTTTGGGAGTGTGTTTGAAGATGTGGAGGACCTTCAGGCGCCACTGTCTTCCAGTGGCTTCTGTCAGTCATCGATCCATTCCAGTGGTTTGGGCATGTGCTGTCTTCCAAGGACTTCCCTGTCCCTGTCCTCTCTGGGGCGAGACCTCACCTCCCTGCTCAGCTGTAAGACGAACGGATCCCACGTTGATAAAACAATGGAGGACTTTGCCACCACAGCACACACGGACCCCAAAAACAACACCCAGAGGTTCAGTTGTTACCCCCAGCCCTCTCTTCCTATATCCTACATGCTCACCAGCTGCGCCACGTCTCCCTCTTTCTGCTCACCGccatcctctctttcctcttcctcctcctcctcgtctttaTTCTTTACCTCTTCCCTGCCTCTTTCTGATGCACTTGGGGCCAACAACAAAACTTCTCAGCAACAACCAAAGCTACTGGAAGAGTATcattcaataaaacaagaacCAGCAGATGATTTCCTGCCCTGTAAGAGGGAACCATTTCAACTTAACAACCAGCAGGGGGAGTGGGGCCATGTGGGCCAGCCCCTCCAAGGCCTCGATGGTCAGGACAGTACCCCTCTTCATTCCCCGAGACTTAACGGACCCACGGGACAGGACGCCACTGGGGACCAGCAAGATCAGCCGTGTCATTGGATCGACTGTAGTGCCACTTACAGCAGCCAGGAGGAGCTGGTGAGGCACATCGAGAAGGTGCATATCGACCAGCGCAAAGGAGAGGAGTTTGCCTGTTTCTGGGCTGGCTGTGTGCGGCGCCACAAGCCCTTCAACGCTCGCTACAAGCTGCTGATCCACATGAGGGTCCATTCTGGAGAAAAACCCAATAAATGCATG TTTGAGGGCTGCTCCAAGGCGTTCTCACGTCTGGAGAACCTGAAGATCCACTTGAGGAgccacacaggagagaaaccgtACATCTGCCAGCATCCCGGCTGCCTGAAGGCCTTCAGCAACTCCAGCGACCGAGCCAAACACCAGCGCACGCACCTGGACACG AAGCCGTACGCCTGTCAGATCCCAGGATGCACCAAGCGCTACACGGACCCCAGCTCGTTACGAAAGCACGTCAAAGCTCATTCAGCCAAAGGCCTTCAGGAGAGGGAGGTCAAG GTTCAAGTACACTCCATGCTGGAATCGGACATTTTAAGTGATTGTCTGGCGAGGCAGCATCTTCACAGCTCTGCCGCCTCCCACCAAGGAAACAGCTCACCTTTACCAAGCATAGATGACTTCACAG GTGTGTACTCAAACAGCAGCACCGTCCATAACAGGGGGAGTTCGGAGTTTCTGCCTCCATCATCAGACACCTGCTCCAGGTATCAAGGCCTCGAGGGAAACTTAAACGCCAACAGCCCATCTTCATTAACAAGCCCAGGGAGCATGAGAGAAGA GACCAGACCGACATCGTTGTTCATGTCCGCTGACGTCAGCCCAGTGAGCTCCTCATCAGACAGAACAGACGTCCGACTGCAGGGTTACCACAAAAACTACAGCCACCAACAGCAAGTGTTCTCACAGCAGCAAG GCTGTTTGTATGGAGAAGGAAAAGTGGTTCAACCAGCCAGCGATGGAGGCTTTGAAGCCTCTGGTTATTTCACAAACTCTTCCACCTCTCACTCTACAG GGTTTGACTTGTTGCAGGACCTCCAGGGCCAGGCAGGGGGCGGTTACTCCATGTCTCCTTGCCCAGACGACAACTTCCTCTTCCAGGCAGGAGGTGTCGACCGCTGCCTCAATCAGATCTACTCCATCTACCTGGACTCATGA